From a region of the Methylocystis hirsuta genome:
- the radC gene encoding RadC family protein produces the protein MKKAADAASREGPGLRDSAPHFHGHRQRLRDRFMEAGEAALADYEMLELLLFRAIARRDVKPLAKALIARFGSFAETVAARPERLREVDGLSEAAIVEIKLVEAAAKRLARGALQKRPVLSSFMEVLDYCRTAMAFAEREEFRILFLDKRNALIADEVQGVGTIDHTPVYPREIVRRALELGASALILAHNHPSGDPTPSAADIRMTKDIAAIAQPFGITVHDHLIVGRHGHSSFRGLKLL, from the coding sequence ATGAAGAAGGCGGCTGACGCCGCTTCACGCGAAGGCCCGGGCCTGCGCGATTCCGCGCCACATTTTCACGGTCATCGGCAGCGTCTGCGCGATCGCTTCATGGAAGCAGGCGAAGCTGCGCTGGCCGATTACGAGATGCTGGAGCTGCTGTTGTTTCGCGCGATCGCGCGGCGCGACGTGAAGCCGCTGGCCAAGGCTTTGATCGCGCGTTTTGGCTCTTTTGCCGAGACCGTTGCGGCGCGCCCCGAGCGGCTGCGCGAAGTCGACGGCCTCAGCGAGGCGGCGATCGTCGAAATCAAGCTTGTCGAGGCCGCGGCGAAACGTCTGGCGCGCGGCGCCTTGCAGAAGCGTCCCGTACTCTCCTCATTCATGGAGGTGCTCGACTATTGCCGAACGGCGATGGCCTTCGCCGAGCGGGAGGAATTCCGCATCCTGTTCCTCGACAAGCGCAACGCGCTGATCGCCGACGAAGTGCAAGGCGTCGGCACCATCGACCACACGCCGGTCTATCCGCGCGAGATCGTCAGACGTGCGCTGGAGCTGGGGGCGAGCGCGCTCATCCTGGCGCATAACCACCCTTCCGGAGATCCGACGCCATCGGCCGCGGACATCCGCATGACCAAGGACATCGCCGCCATCGCGCAGCCCTTCGGCATCACGGTCCACGATCATCTCATCGTCGGCCGTCACGGCCATTCCAGCTTCAGAGGGCTGAAGCTCCTTTGA
- the map gene encoding type I methionyl aminopeptidase: protein MTFIESHLAPAARKSGQIKLHGPKDFEGMRAAGRLTAEALDMLVAHVQPGVTTQALDDLVFDFAMAHGAYPAPLDYRGYRKSICTSINHVVCHGVPDNKPLREGDIVNIDVTFILDGWHGDASRMFAVGEIPRRAQRLIDVTYESLERGVAAVKPGATTGDIGAAIQHYAESERCSVVRDFCGHGLGRVFHDEPNILHYGVKGEGVELRPGMFFTIEPMINLGRSQVKILSDGWTAVTRDRSLSAQFEHSVAVTETGVEVFTKSPAGLDNPSAARAGA from the coding sequence ATGACCTTTATCGAATCTCATCTCGCGCCCGCCGCGCGCAAAAGCGGACAGATCAAGCTGCACGGTCCTAAGGATTTCGAGGGCATGCGCGCGGCAGGCAGGCTGACGGCGGAGGCGCTGGACATGCTGGTCGCGCATGTCCAGCCGGGCGTGACGACGCAGGCGCTCGACGATCTGGTTTTCGACTTCGCCATGGCGCATGGCGCCTATCCCGCGCCGCTCGACTATCGCGGCTACCGGAAGTCGATCTGCACCTCGATCAACCATGTCGTCTGCCATGGCGTGCCGGACAACAAGCCTTTGCGCGAAGGCGACATCGTCAATATCGACGTGACGTTCATCCTCGACGGCTGGCACGGCGACGCCAGTCGTATGTTCGCCGTCGGCGAAATTCCACGAAGGGCGCAACGACTGATCGACGTAACCTATGAGTCGCTTGAGCGGGGCGTCGCCGCCGTCAAGCCTGGCGCGACGACCGGCGACATCGGCGCGGCGATTCAGCACTATGCCGAAAGCGAGCGCTGTTCGGTCGTGCGCGATTTTTGCGGCCACGGGCTCGGGCGCGTATTCCACGACGAGCCGAATATTCTGCACTATGGCGTGAAGGGCGAGGGCGTCGAGCTGCGGCCGGGCATGTTCTTCACCATCGAGCCGATGATCAATCTCGGCCGGTCGCAAGTGAAAATATTGTCGGACGGCTGGACGGCCGTCACCCGCGACCGCTCGCTTTCCGCGCAGTTCGAACATTCGGTCGCGGTCACGGAAACGGGCGTCGAAGTCTTCACCAAATCGCCGGCGGGGCTCGACAATCCCTCAGCCGCGCGCGCCGGCGCATGA
- a CDS encoding OpgC family protein, which yields MQRKRVEGIDFWRGAALAIILVNHIPGNVLGAITPRNFGFSDAAEGFVFLSGVSIALAYGEKFRRNVVDAAASLYGRALRLYGAHLGLTAAALALYGVASYFTPWDFLGSENSRAAPFADPARGVVGILALSHQVAYFSILPLYVVLIALAPALFACASRGGLRMLAASAAVYAAARLLGFNVPTWPEPGYWYFNPFAWQFMFALGIYCGGALKTRGVPYHAIAHRLALAFTILSSLVVSNAFGLTPGLVDAAGRYLDWDKTDLGVVRIVDFVALAYVLHFSKITTALSQTRLFPFFTLLGRNGLSTYSSVSLLSALGQILQEASLASPALDVIFVVACLGLLRRIAAAVEQFTLVAPAAAE from the coding sequence GTGCAGCGAAAGCGAGTCGAGGGAATAGATTTCTGGCGGGGCGCGGCCCTCGCCATCATCCTGGTGAATCACATCCCGGGCAATGTGCTCGGCGCGATCACGCCGCGCAATTTCGGCTTTTCTGATGCAGCCGAAGGCTTTGTTTTTCTTTCAGGCGTTTCGATCGCCCTGGCCTATGGCGAAAAATTCAGGCGCAATGTCGTAGACGCGGCGGCTTCGCTCTACGGCCGCGCCCTGCGCCTTTACGGCGCCCATCTCGGTCTGACCGCGGCGGCGTTGGCGCTTTATGGCGTCGCGAGCTATTTCACGCCCTGGGATTTCCTCGGCTCCGAGAACAGCCGCGCCGCGCCTTTCGCCGACCCGGCGCGAGGCGTCGTCGGCATTCTCGCGCTCAGTCACCAAGTCGCTTACTTCAGTATATTGCCCCTCTATGTCGTGCTGATCGCGCTTGCGCCGGCGCTCTTCGCATGCGCTTCGCGCGGCGGTTTGCGCATGCTTGCGGCCTCGGCCGCGGTTTACGCCGCCGCGCGCTTGCTGGGGTTCAATGTTCCCACATGGCCCGAGCCCGGCTACTGGTATTTCAATCCATTCGCCTGGCAATTTATGTTCGCCCTGGGGATCTACTGCGGCGGCGCGCTCAAAACGCGCGGCGTGCCTTATCACGCCATCGCCCATCGACTCGCTCTCGCCTTCACCATCCTTTCGTCGCTCGTCGTCTCCAATGCGTTTGGCCTGACGCCCGGGCTTGTCGACGCCGCAGGGCGCTATCTCGACTGGGACAAAACGGATCTTGGCGTCGTCCGCATCGTCGATTTCGTCGCCCTCGCTTATGTGCTTCATTTTTCGAAGATCACCACAGCGCTGAGCCAAACGCGGCTTTTTCCATTCTTCACGCTGCTCGGCCGCAATGGCCTCTCGACCTATTCAAGCGTCAGCCTGCTGAGCGCGCTCGGGCAGATTTTGCAGGAGGCAAGCCTCGCTTCGCCCGCCCTTGACGTCATCTTCGTTGTAGCCTGCCTGGGCCTGCTGCGCCGCATCGCCGCCGCCGTCGAGCAATTTACCCTGGTCGCGCCCGCCGCCGCGGAATGA
- a CDS encoding competence/damage-inducible protein A encodes MAQETAGDRPASAAVLVIGDEILSGRTQDVNTSYIANYLAQIGVDLREARIVPDETEAIVEALNALRARYTYVFTTGGIGPTHDDITADAVARAFDVDIGEDPRAIALLRERFSEGELNPARRRMARIPKGAELIFNAISKAPGFWIGNVIVMAGVPMIMQNMMDVVGPRLAAGPPVLVETIEAYGVSEGAYAAGLEAIARGHDGVSVGSYPSFTSAGFRNQIVLRSRDAALLARATSAAQAMLASLSKENAR; translated from the coding sequence ATGGCGCAAGAAACGGCGGGCGACAGGCCGGCAAGCGCGGCGGTTCTCGTGATCGGCGATGAAATCTTGTCCGGCCGCACGCAGGACGTGAACACAAGCTATATCGCGAATTATCTGGCGCAGATCGGCGTCGATCTGCGCGAGGCGCGAATCGTGCCCGACGAGACGGAGGCGATCGTCGAGGCGCTGAATGCGCTGCGCGCCCGCTACACCTATGTCTTCACGACCGGCGGCATCGGGCCGACCCATGACGACATCACCGCCGATGCGGTCGCCCGCGCCTTTGACGTCGATATCGGCGAGGATCCGCGCGCCATAGCGCTCCTTCGGGAACGCTTTTCGGAAGGCGAGCTGAATCCGGCGCGCCGGCGGATGGCGCGCATTCCAAAGGGCGCGGAGCTGATTTTCAACGCCATTTCCAAGGCGCCGGGATTCTGGATCGGCAATGTCATCGTCATGGCCGGCGTGCCGATGATCATGCAAAATATGATGGATGTGGTCGGGCCGCGGCTCGCGGCCGGCCCGCCGGTGCTCGTCGAGACCATCGAAGCTTACGGCGTTTCGGAAGGCGCCTACGCGGCCGGGTTGGAAGCGATCGCGCGCGGCCATGATGGCGTGAGCGTCGGCTCCTATCCGTCCTTTACGAGCGCCGGATTCAGGAATCAGATTGTGCTGCGCAGTCGCGACGCGGCGCTCCTGGCCCGCGCGACGTCTGCGGCGCAAGCGATGCTCGCGTCGCTATCGAAGGAAAACGCGCGCTGA
- the gpt gene encoding xanthine phosphoribosyltransferase — translation MYGSDKIFPVSWDIFHRDARALAWRLASIGGFSAIVAVTRGGLVPAAIVARELGIRVIETICVASYHEETERGEIQVLKPLTDTILARPSSEVLIIDDLVDTGATAKAVRDTLANAHFATVYAKPQGLPMVDTFVTEVSQDTWIFFPWDTGLSFQAPIGAPDAKPEGRRRRRV, via the coding sequence ATGTACGGGTCCGACAAGATCTTTCCGGTCTCCTGGGACATTTTTCACCGCGACGCGCGCGCGCTCGCCTGGCGTCTCGCGTCTATCGGCGGATTCTCGGCGATTGTGGCGGTGACGCGCGGCGGTCTGGTGCCCGCGGCGATCGTGGCGCGCGAGCTCGGCATAAGGGTCATCGAAACCATCTGCGTCGCGAGCTATCACGAGGAAACGGAGCGTGGCGAGATCCAGGTGCTCAAGCCTCTGACCGACACGATTCTCGCGCGGCCAAGCTCCGAAGTGCTTATCATCGACGATCTCGTCGACACCGGCGCCACGGCGAAAGCCGTGCGGGACACGCTGGCGAATGCGCATTTCGCCACTGTCTACGCCAAGCCGCAGGGCCTGCCGATGGTCGACACTTTCGTCACCGAAGTCTCGCAGGACACCTGGATCTTTTTCCCCTGGGACACGGGCCTGTCGTTTCAGGCGCCGATCGGCGCGCCGGACGCCAAGCCCGAGGGCCGGCGACGACGGCGCGTATAA
- a CDS encoding Rieske (2Fe-2S) protein, which yields MAFTAICNTGAVSEGGMGLFHAGKKSVLLVWPRGGELKAYRGRCPHADMPLSEATFNGQTVICPHHQWGFDSTSGKCVTHLVRNALHPYALRVEGDEIHVDVGPVKPARTPAPA from the coding sequence ATGGCGTTCACCGCGATCTGTAATACCGGCGCCGTGAGCGAAGGCGGCATGGGCCTCTTTCACGCCGGCAAAAAGAGCGTGCTTCTGGTCTGGCCGAGAGGCGGCGAACTCAAGGCTTATCGCGGGCGCTGTCCGCATGCGGACATGCCGTTGAGCGAGGCGACCTTCAACGGCCAGACCGTTATTTGTCCGCACCACCAATGGGGGTTCGACAGCACAAGCGGCAAATGCGTAACGCATCTCGTCCGCAATGCGCTCCACCCCTATGCGCTTCGCGTGGAGGGCGACGAGATTCACGTCGATGTCGGACCGGTCAAGCCGGCGCGCACGCCGGCCCCGGCGTGA
- a CDS encoding Rieske (2Fe-2S) protein: MDELYVICRTDEIEDAEATGFVLMRAEASGDAAPYPILITRKGNNFYGFENACPHEGERLDVNPGHFMDEEGNFLECGRHHAQFDIDTGHCFIGPCQGQRLTPIKLVVDEGDVCLTGVLLAEE, translated from the coding sequence ATGGACGAACTCTATGTGATTTGTCGGACAGACGAGATCGAGGACGCCGAGGCGACGGGATTCGTCCTGATGCGCGCCGAGGCGAGCGGCGACGCCGCCCCCTATCCGATCCTGATCACGCGCAAGGGCAACAATTTCTACGGCTTCGAGAACGCCTGCCCGCATGAAGGCGAGCGGCTCGACGTCAATCCCGGCCACTTCATGGACGAGGAAGGCAATTTCCTCGAATGCGGCAGGCATCATGCGCAGTTCGACATCGACACCGGCCACTGCTTCATCGGCCCCTGTCAGGGCCAACGGCTGACGCCGATCAAACTCGTCGTCGACGAGGGCGACGTCTGCCTCACCGGCGTGCTGCTCGCCGAAGAATGA
- a CDS encoding helix-turn-helix domain-containing protein: protein MTEDSPAPKAPLDDHLLKAQLVRKIEALLKERGLKQVQAAKLFGVKQPDISKLLHGDFRQFSLERLMRFLVALGQDVEIVVKPHHESAKSATLSIA from the coding sequence ATGACCGAAGACTCGCCCGCGCCCAAGGCGCCACTCGACGACCACCTCCTCAAGGCGCAGCTCGTTCGCAAGATCGAAGCGCTGCTTAAGGAGCGCGGGTTGAAGCAGGTGCAAGCCGCGAAACTTTTCGGCGTGAAGCAGCCGGATATATCGAAGCTGCTGCACGGCGATTTCCGGCAGTTTTCGCTGGAACGGCTCATGCGATTTCTCGTCGCCTTGGGGCAGGACGTCGAGATCGTCGTGAAGCCGCATCATGAGTCGGCGAAGTCGGCGACGCTCAGCATCGCGTGA
- the shc gene encoding squalene--hopene cyclase codes for MNAAARIDADYTAVSSEALETSIQNAKRALLSLGKGDGHFCFELEADTSLSAEYVLMRHFRAEPVDAELERKIAVYLRRCQGDHGGWPLYQDGPFHISSSVKAYFALKMIGEDIDAPHMARARAAILAYGGAAKSNVFTRALLALYGEIPWRGVPVMPVEIMLLPKWFPFHLDKISYWGRTVLVPLLVLMTKKPRAKNPRNIHIAELFTTPPEEVKVWPKGEHQTWPWANIFGQIDKLLRLIEPHMPSGPRERSIELAMTWTTERLNGVDGLGGIFPSMVNSLLMYDVLGAPDADERKKQAREAIERLLVATDTEVYCQPCVSPVWDTCLTAHTLLETGDEDAREQARQACEWLAPLQVLDVKGDWAAQRPDVRPGGWAFQYANAYYPDVDDTAVVVTAMDRLTANDASRPYDERIARAKEWIVGMQSKNGGWGAFDADNTCHYLNHIPFADHGALLDPPTADVSARCVSMLAQLGDTIESSECLKRGVDYLLKEQEKDGSWFGRWGANYIYGTWSTLCALNAVGLPHEHDAYRRAVAWLTAIQNDDGGWGEDLSSYKLDYKGYEKAPSTASQTAWALLGLMAAGDVDHPAVARGIAYLQSTQNGAGLWNEARFTATGFPRVFYLRYHGYGKFFPLWALARYRNLKRANSKRVQIGL; via the coding sequence ATGAACGCCGCCGCGCGCATCGACGCTGATTACACCGCCGTTTCCAGCGAGGCGCTGGAGACAAGCATTCAGAACGCCAAGCGTGCGCTGCTGTCGCTCGGCAAAGGCGATGGACATTTCTGCTTCGAGCTCGAAGCCGACACCAGCCTCTCGGCTGAATATGTGCTGATGCGCCATTTCCGCGCCGAGCCGGTCGACGCGGAACTCGAGCGCAAGATCGCGGTTTATCTGCGCCGCTGTCAGGGCGATCACGGCGGTTGGCCGCTTTATCAAGACGGACCTTTCCACATCAGCTCCAGCGTGAAAGCGTATTTCGCGCTCAAGATGATCGGCGAGGACATCGACGCGCCGCATATGGCGCGTGCGCGCGCGGCGATCCTCGCCTATGGCGGCGCGGCCAAGAGCAATGTGTTTACGCGCGCGCTGCTGGCGCTTTACGGCGAAATTCCGTGGCGCGGCGTGCCGGTGATGCCGGTCGAAATCATGCTGCTGCCGAAGTGGTTTCCGTTCCACCTCGATAAGATTTCCTATTGGGGCCGCACCGTTCTCGTGCCGCTGCTGGTGCTGATGACGAAAAAGCCGCGCGCGAAGAACCCCAGGAACATTCACATCGCCGAACTCTTCACGACGCCGCCGGAAGAGGTGAAGGTGTGGCCCAAGGGCGAACACCAGACCTGGCCCTGGGCGAATATTTTCGGGCAGATCGACAAGCTTCTGCGTTTGATTGAGCCGCACATGCCCAGCGGCCCGCGCGAGCGCTCGATCGAACTGGCCATGACATGGACGACCGAGCGTCTCAATGGCGTCGACGGACTGGGCGGCATCTTTCCGTCCATGGTCAACAGCCTGCTGATGTATGACGTGCTCGGCGCGCCGGACGCCGACGAGCGTAAGAAACAGGCGCGCGAGGCGATCGAGCGGCTGCTCGTCGCGACCGATACGGAAGTCTATTGCCAGCCCTGCGTCTCGCCGGTGTGGGACACCTGTCTGACGGCCCACACGCTGCTTGAGACCGGCGACGAAGACGCGCGCGAACAGGCGCGCCAAGCCTGCGAATGGCTTGCGCCCTTGCAGGTGCTCGACGTCAAGGGCGACTGGGCGGCGCAGCGCCCCGACGTTCGGCCCGGCGGATGGGCCTTCCAATACGCCAACGCCTATTATCCGGACGTCGACGACACGGCGGTCGTCGTGACGGCGATGGATCGCCTCACGGCGAATGACGCGTCCCGTCCCTATGACGAACGCATCGCCCGCGCCAAGGAATGGATCGTCGGCATGCAGTCGAAGAACGGCGGCTGGGGCGCCTTCGACGCCGACAACACATGCCACTATTTGAACCACATCCCCTTCGCCGATCACGGCGCGCTGCTCGATCCGCCGACGGCGGACGTTTCCGCGCGCTGCGTGTCCATGCTGGCGCAGCTCGGCGATACGATCGAATCGAGCGAATGCCTCAAGCGCGGCGTCGATTATCTGCTCAAAGAACAAGAAAAGGACGGCAGCTGGTTCGGCCGCTGGGGCGCGAATTACATCTACGGGACATGGTCGACGCTGTGCGCGCTCAACGCCGTCGGCCTGCCGCATGAGCATGACGCTTACCGTCGGGCCGTCGCATGGCTGACCGCGATTCAGAATGACGACGGTGGCTGGGGCGAGGACCTCTCGAGCTACAAGCTCGATTACAAGGGCTATGAGAAGGCCCCCTCGACGGCCTCGCAAACCGCGTGGGCGCTGCTCGGGCTGATGGCGGCGGGCGACGTCGACCATCCTGCGGTCGCGCGGGGAATCGCCTATCTGCAGTCGACGCAGAACGGAGCCGGCCTATGGAATGAGGCGCGTTTCACCGCGACGGGTTTTCCGCGCGTCTTCTATCTGCGCTATCATGGCTATGGAAAATTCTTCCCGCTCTGGGCGCTCGCGCGCTATCGCAATTTGAAGCGCGCCAACAGCAAGCGCGTGCAGATCGGGCTCTAG
- a CDS encoding phosphorylase, which produces MARATGRRKTAELSALAPILVIVGMKREAACAAGEGVTTLCSGANVARLRQALDALGETDFSAVVSFGLAGGLDYALRPGHVVVADAIVGGDARRDTHPRLSSVLMKGAAAAGCKVAPGAIIGVDEPAMHPAAKAALREGAQAVAVDMESHLAEAFARRRDIPFVALRAISDPAARALPPLVAKALTPEGDIHALGVARELIRGPHQLGGMIRAGLDSRAAFVSLSRCGPLLGPLLRLVLADL; this is translated from the coding sequence ATGGCGCGCGCGACTGGCCGCAGAAAAACCGCCGAGCTGAGCGCCCTCGCGCCGATACTCGTCATCGTCGGCATGAAGCGCGAGGCCGCCTGCGCCGCCGGCGAAGGCGTCACGACGCTGTGCAGCGGCGCGAATGTCGCGCGCCTTCGGCAAGCGCTCGACGCGCTCGGCGAAACTGATTTTTCCGCCGTCGTCAGCTTCGGACTCGCTGGCGGACTGGATTACGCGCTGCGGCCCGGCCATGTCGTCGTGGCCGACGCCATCGTCGGGGGCGACGCGCGGCGCGACACCCATCCGCGGCTCTCGTCAGTGCTGATGAAAGGCGCCGCGGCCGCCGGCTGCAAGGTTGCGCCGGGGGCGATCATCGGCGTCGACGAGCCGGCGATGCATCCAGCCGCCAAGGCGGCGCTGCGTGAAGGCGCCCAAGCGGTCGCGGTCGACATGGAATCGCATCTTGCCGAAGCATTCGCGCGGCGGCGCGACATTCCTTTCGTCGCGCTGCGCGCGATCAGCGATCCGGCGGCGCGCGCGCTGCCGCCGCTCGTCGCCAAAGCGCTGACGCCCGAAGGCGACATCCACGCCCTCGGCGTCGCCCGCGAGCTGATCCGCGGGCCGCATCAACTTGGCGGCATGATTCGGGCGGGCCTCGACTCCCGCGCCGCCTTCGTCTCGCTAAGCCGCTGTGGACCGCTGCTCGGCCCGCTGCTGCGCCTCGTGCTCGCGGATCTCTGA
- the hpnH gene encoding adenosyl-hopene transferase HpnH: MAIPFRYIAKIGVYLLKQHLTGVRRYPLVLMMEPLFRCNLACAGCGKIDYPDHILNKRLSVEDALRSVDECGAPVVVVAGGEPLLHKELPQIVEGVVARRKFAIVCTNALLLAKKIDHFKPSPYFTWSIHLDGDKEMHDRAVCQDGVYERAVEAIKLAKSKGFRVTTNSTFFSDADPERVAKFLDATTALGVDGMTLSPGYAYERAPDQTHFLNRTRTKELFRAILRRGRGGKAWDLTQSTLFMNFLAGNVSYRCTPWGMPLRTVFGWQRPCYLLGEGYVPTFKQLMEETDWDSYGVGNYEKCADCMVHSGFEATAVADSVRRPWRAAAVALFGVRTEGPMAPDVSLENQRPAEYVYDENIAKLSEIREHEAQQRAEQRSTAA; encoded by the coding sequence GTGGCCATTCCATTCCGCTATATCGCCAAGATCGGCGTCTATCTGCTCAAGCAGCACCTCACGGGCGTGCGGCGCTATCCGCTCGTGCTGATGATGGAGCCGCTGTTCCGCTGCAATCTGGCGTGCGCCGGCTGCGGCAAGATCGACTATCCCGATCATATTCTCAACAAGCGGCTTTCGGTCGAGGACGCGCTGCGCTCGGTGGACGAATGCGGCGCGCCCGTCGTGGTGGTCGCCGGCGGCGAGCCGCTCCTGCACAAAGAGCTGCCGCAGATCGTCGAAGGCGTCGTCGCGCGGCGCAAATTCGCGATCGTCTGCACCAATGCTCTGCTGCTCGCCAAGAAGATCGACCACTTCAAGCCGAGCCCATATTTCACCTGGTCGATCCATCTCGATGGCGACAAGGAGATGCACGACCGCGCGGTCTGCCAGGACGGCGTCTATGAGCGCGCCGTCGAGGCGATCAAACTCGCCAAGTCGAAAGGCTTCCGCGTCACCACCAACAGCACCTTCTTTTCCGACGCGGATCCTGAGCGCGTCGCGAAATTCCTCGACGCGACCACGGCGCTCGGCGTCGACGGGATGACGCTTTCGCCGGGTTACGCTTATGAGCGGGCGCCGGATCAGACTCACTTCCTCAACCGCACGCGCACCAAGGAATTGTTCCGCGCCATTCTGCGTCGCGGCCGGGGCGGGAAGGCCTGGGACCTCACCCAGTCGACGCTGTTCATGAATTTCCTGGCCGGCAATGTGAGCTATCGCTGCACCCCCTGGGGGATGCCGCTGCGCACGGTGTTTGGCTGGCAGCGACCCTGCTATCTGCTCGGCGAAGGCTATGTGCCGACGTTCAAGCAGTTGATGGAGGAGACCGACTGGGACTCTTACGGCGTCGGCAATTACGAGAAATGCGCCGACTGCATGGTGCACTCCGGTTTTGAGGCGACCGCCGTCGCCGATTCGGTTCGCCGGCCCTGGAGGGCGGCCGCCGTCGCACTGTTTGGCGTGCGCACCGAGGGGCCGATGGCGCCTGACGTCTCGCTGGAGAATCAGCGCCCGGCCGAATATGTCTATGACGAAAACATCGCCAAGCTCTCAGAGATCCGCGAGCACGAGGCGCAGCAGCGGGCCGAGCAGCGGTCCACAGCGGCTTAG